DNA sequence from the Planctomicrobium piriforme genome:
TCGAGTGGTAGGTGATGCATTAAACATTCGTCGTTGTGATTTCCGATTAGCCCCGCGCGAAAGCGTGGACCCCATGCAAAAAGGCGGCACGCCTCGTTACGAGCGTCATTGCAGACCAGCTGGATGCACCTGCATGATCGGCCACATGGGAACACGAGCAAATTGGCTCCGGACGTAGCTCATCCGGAACGGTAAACACGACGTAAGCGACGAATGATGGTTGGGAAGGTTGCCGAGGACAGTCGGCCACCTTCTTTCCTGTTGTTTTGCAACAAGGAAACGTCGTGTTTGAACCGACCTCCGATGAGGCGACGGCTGATGCCGCGCGCTCCGCAGACAATCTACAGACCGCAATGCCGTTGGCTGGCCGCGAGGCCGCCCGCAGCGTAAGCGAGGACGGCTCGCGGACAGCCAACTCTGCTGCGCCGCGGAAGCGCCGCCAGGACCGGGCAGTGTCTACAACGTGCCCGGTCAGGTTTACAGAACCCCAAAAATACCGGTTCCTGGGTGCGGGAGTTGACAGTCTCGACGTGGGACTATTCGTCGACTGGTCCGAGCTGCATTGGGATTTCTTCCGCGCCCTGGATGAAGGGAAACGCAGGGCGTCAGGATCGACCGGCATTCCATTCGGTACTGACGGAGCCTGCCTGATCCTCCCCTCCGGCAAACCACCATCGTATTCATTTCATCTGCAGCTTCCTGAATATCATCTCTACTTCAACCGCTCTGAGGTGCCCCAGCGCGGAACGCCGAATGCGTATCTGTGCCTCAACTCACAGCATCTCTGGCGCTGGTGGGTTCCGGGAGCGCTGCAAGAACCGCTCGAATTCATCGACCAGCTGGGCGGCAGCGTGGTCGGGGCCAAGCCGAGTCGGGTCGATCTCTGTGCCGATTACCACATCCCCGGCGGCCTCGACCTGAACTTCCTGCAACACCATCGCTGCCCCAGTCATTACCGCCAGCGGCATGACCTCGACGGCAACCGTCTGGAGACGTTCTACCTGGGAGCCAGAAAGTCGCCGACCCAATGCCGGATCTATGACAAGGGTCGTGAGATCGCACACCACGGAACCAAATTTTGGTTTCGCGACATCTGGGAAACGGATTCCGTGGAAGACGTCTGGCGGGTGGAGTTCCAACTTCGTCGCCCGGTGCTGAAACGCTACGGCATTCATAGCGTCTCGGAAATGGTCGACTCCCTACCGGCACTCTGGAAGGAATGCACGGAAGAGTGGGTGACACTTCGCTTGCGAGACAGAGACACCAATATCACCCGTTGCGAACTGCATCCCTGGTGGCAAAGCGTCACCGAGGCCTCCAGTAAGTTCGGCGACTTCAAACCGCTCGAACGGGTCGAACGAATTCCCACGGCGTCGGTCGAGTGGTTTGTGTCCCAGATCAGCGGCTGTCTCGCGACCTATGCGGCTCGCCGACAGCTTCCCGATCTGGACCAGGCGCTGTCCGGCATCTGTGCGGATGTCCGCCAGTATTGGTCTTACAAGAACTGGCAAGAAACCTTTTCAACTAGAAGCATTCAGATGGGGTTCGACCCCACTGATGCTCTCAATAAGGAAAATCCCAATGAGGTATTCGACTTTCAGATTTGACGGCAGGTTTCTCGTGACTTTCAGCGAACGATTCGAACTCCTGCTGCAAACGACTCGCCGCCAAGACTTGGCCGCCTGGGCGCTGGTCATCCTG
Encoded proteins:
- a CDS encoding replication initiation factor domain-containing protein, with product MFEPTSDEATADAARSADNLQTAMPLAGREAARSVSEDGSRTANSAAPRKRRQDRAVSTTCPVRFTEPQKYRFLGAGVDSLDVGLFVDWSELHWDFFRALDEGKRRASGSTGIPFGTDGACLILPSGKPPSYSFHLQLPEYHLYFNRSEVPQRGTPNAYLCLNSQHLWRWWVPGALQEPLEFIDQLGGSVVGAKPSRVDLCADYHIPGGLDLNFLQHHRCPSHYRQRHDLDGNRLETFYLGARKSPTQCRIYDKGREIAHHGTKFWFRDIWETDSVEDVWRVEFQLRRPVLKRYGIHSVSEMVDSLPALWKECTEEWVTLRLRDRDTNITRCELHPWWQSVTEASSKFGDFKPLERVERIPTASVEWFVSQISGCLATYAARRQLPDLDQALSGICADVRQYWSYKNWQETFSTRSIQMGFDPTDALNKENPNEVFDFQI